In one Sulfuricella sp. genomic region, the following are encoded:
- the cmk gene encoding (d)CMP kinase, translating to MHHSSLLTPHPSPIPVIAIDGPSASGKGTVAALVAKELGFHYLDSGAIYRVTALAALRAGIALEDEAALAQLASQLDVRFDNGEIWLAGEKVGDDVRSEASGNAASRIATLPRLRQALLEFQRSFRTAPGLVADGRDMGSVVFPDATLKIFLTASAEVRAERRYKQLMGKGMHANLSQILQDLQQRDARDSARSVAPLQKFADAHLLETSSINIAEAVTEVLAQYQDSVRQAS from the coding sequence ATGCACCACTCCTCACTCCTCACTCCTCACCCCTCACCCATTCCCGTCATCGCCATCGACGGTCCCTCCGCTTCGGGCAAGGGCACCGTTGCCGCACTGGTAGCAAAAGAACTGGGATTTCACTATCTCGACAGCGGCGCCATTTACCGCGTTACCGCCCTGGCGGCGCTGCGCGCCGGCATCGCCCTGGAGGACGAAGCCGCACTGGCTCAGCTCGCCAGCCAGCTCGATGTGCGTTTCGACAATGGCGAAATCTGGCTCGCCGGTGAAAAAGTGGGCGATGACGTGCGTTCCGAGGCCTCCGGCAATGCAGCTTCCCGCATCGCTACACTGCCCCGCCTGCGCCAGGCCTTGCTGGAGTTCCAGCGCAGCTTCCGCACGGCGCCAGGCCTGGTGGCGGATGGACGCGACATGGGCTCGGTAGTGTTTCCTGACGCCACGCTCAAAATTTTCCTCACCGCCAGCGCCGAGGTTAGAGCGGAACGGCGCTATAAACAGTTGATGGGAAAAGGAATGCATGCTAATCTTTCGCAGATTTTGCAGGATCTGCAACAACGCGATGCGCGCGACAGTGCCCGTAGTGTTGCCCCCCTGCAGAAATTTGCGGATGCCCACCTGCTTGAAACCAGTTCTATCAACATCGCCGAAGCGGTGACCGAAGTTCTGGCGCAATATCAGGATAGCGTCCGTCAGGCGTCATGA
- a CDS encoding integration host factor subunit beta has protein sequence MTKSELINKLAARYPQLVAKDAELAVKTVLEAMATSLAQGERIEIRGFGSFSLNYRPPRVGRNPKTGGKVSVPEKYVPHFKAGKELRERVDYPE, from the coding sequence ATGACCAAGTCAGAATTGATTAATAAGCTGGCGGCTCGCTACCCCCAGCTTGTAGCAAAAGACGCAGAGCTTGCGGTCAAGACTGTACTCGAAGCCATGGCGACCAGCCTGGCCCAGGGTGAACGCATAGAAATTCGCGGGTTTGGCAGCTTCAGTCTGAACTACCGCCCGCCACGCGTCGGGCGCAATCCAAAAACCGGCGGCAAGGTAAGTGTGCCGGAAAAATATGTCCCCCACTTCAAGGCAGGCAAAGAACTGCGTGAACGTGTGGACTACCCGGAATAA
- the aroA gene encoding 3-phosphoshikimate 1-carboxyvinyltransferase, with the protein MEYLDLSPIARVSGSITLPGSKSISNRTLLLAALAEGVTEVKALLASDDTGHMLEALKKLGVQWEQHGASRDYRVHGVGGAFPVKSAALFLGNAGTAFRPLTAVLALCQGDYQLSGVARMHERPIGDLVDGLRQLGADIRYLGNEGFPPLNIKPANPLPNPLPQAGEGTKTPSPASGGGLGRGLVKIRGNVSSQFLTALLMAAPLAGQDVNIEVIGELISKPYIEITLNLMRRFGVEVERQGWQVFTIRAGQKYTSPGEIHVEGDASSASYFLAAGAIGKGPVRVEGVGRTSIQGDVRFAEALEQMGATITMGDNWIESSGTGKLRAIDLDCNHIPDAAMTLAVAALFADGTTTLRNIASWRVKETDRIVAMANELRKVGATVEEGPDFIRVTPPATLTPNAVIDTYDDHRMAMCFGLISLGGVPVRINDPKCVAKTFPDYFNSLQSIAHNS; encoded by the coding sequence ATGGAATACCTCGATCTCTCTCCCATCGCCCGCGTCAGCGGCAGCATCACCCTGCCCGGCTCAAAAAGCATTTCCAACCGCACCCTGCTGCTGGCCGCGCTGGCCGAAGGGGTGACCGAGGTCAAGGCACTGCTGGCGTCCGACGACACCGGCCACATGCTGGAAGCACTGAAGAAGCTCGGCGTGCAATGGGAACAGCACGGCGCCAGCCGCGACTATCGCGTGCACGGCGTGGGCGGCGCGTTTCCCGTCAAAAGTGCCGCCCTGTTCCTGGGCAATGCCGGCACCGCCTTCCGCCCGCTGACTGCCGTCCTGGCCCTGTGCCAGGGCGACTACCAGCTCAGCGGCGTGGCGCGCATGCACGAGCGCCCCATCGGCGACCTGGTGGACGGCCTGCGCCAGCTCGGCGCCGATATCCGCTATCTCGGCAACGAAGGCTTCCCGCCGCTGAACATCAAGCCGGCCAACCCTCTCCCTAACCCTCTCCCGCAAGCGGGAGAGGGAACCAAGACCCCCTCCCCCGCTTCCGGGGGAGGGCTGGGGAGAGGGCTAGTCAAAATTCGCGGCAATGTCTCCAGCCAGTTCCTCACCGCGCTGCTGATGGCTGCGCCGCTGGCCGGGCAGGACGTGAACATCGAAGTGATCGGCGAACTGATTTCCAAGCCCTACATCGAAATCACACTCAACCTGATGCGCCGTTTCGGCGTCGAAGTGGAGCGCCAGGGCTGGCAGGTGTTCACCATCCGCGCCGGGCAGAAATACACCAGTCCGGGCGAGATTCATGTCGAAGGCGATGCCTCCAGCGCCTCCTACTTCCTCGCCGCCGGAGCCATCGGCAAAGGCCCGGTGCGCGTCGAGGGCGTGGGCAGGACCAGCATCCAGGGCGACGTGCGCTTTGCCGAAGCCTTGGAACAGATGGGCGCCACCATCACGATGGGCGACAACTGGATCGAATCCAGCGGCACGGGCAAACTCCGGGCCATCGACCTCGACTGCAACCACATCCCCGACGCCGCCATGACCCTGGCGGTAGCCGCCCTGTTCGCCGACGGCACCACCACCCTGCGCAACATCGCCAGCTGGCGCGTCAAGGAAACCGACCGCATCGTTGCCATGGCAAACGAATTGCGTAAGGTCGGCGCGACTGTGGAGGAAGGTCCGGACTTTATCCGCGTCACCCCCCCCGCCACCCTGACGCCGAATGCAGTCATCGACACCTATGACGACCACCGCATGGCGATGTGTTTTGGGCTGATCTCGCTAGGCGGTGTGCCGGTGCGCATCAACGACCCGAAGTGCGTGGCCAAGACCTTCCCGGACTACTTCAACAGCCTGCAATCCATTGCCCATAATTCTTGA
- a CDS encoding LapA family protein — protein sequence MRYLSLISGIALFLLALGFAFKNSNSITMHYFLGYQWQAPLALILVTAFSLGAASGIAATLGLVFRQRREIQKLRREAKALSQTFTTTTLDAPVQPNP from the coding sequence ATGCGTTATTTGTCCTTGATTTCTGGCATTGCACTATTTCTGCTGGCCCTCGGTTTTGCTTTCAAGAACAGCAATAGCATCACCATGCATTATTTTCTTGGCTATCAGTGGCAAGCGCCGCTGGCGCTGATCCTGGTGACGGCATTCAGCCTTGGCGCGGCATCCGGCATTGCCGCGACGCTCGGACTGGTATTCAGACAGCGGCGCGAAATCCAGAAATTGCGGCGAGAAGCCAAGGCTCTCTCGCAGACCTTCACAACCACCACCCTGGACGCCCCCGTCCAGCCCAACCCCTAG
- the pheA gene encoding prephenate dehydratase, which produces MDKELRQHRDAIDAIDDEMLKLINDRARHAQAIGALKGGGLVYRPEREAQILRRVKENNPGPLAGESVAKLFREIMSACLALEKPLKVAFLGPEGTFTQAAAVKHFGHAAQTDACASIDEVFRNVEACTADYGVVPVENSTGGAVGTTLDLLLESPLKVCGEVDLRVHQFLLRKPGATAKTVKVYSHAQSLAQCHEWLNQHLPGAERIPVVSNAKAAKLAAEDENAAAIAGEAAAEVYGLEKVAENIEDEPNNTTRFLVIAGHDAAPSGKDKTSLVLSSKNMPGAVYELLAPLAHHGVSMSKLESRPSRTGLWEYMFFVDIEGHHQDEKVARALLELRDKAAFLKILGSYPAAVL; this is translated from the coding sequence ATGGATAAGGAACTGCGCCAGCACCGCGATGCCATCGACGCCATCGACGACGAGATGCTCAAGCTCATCAACGACCGCGCCCGGCATGCCCAGGCCATCGGCGCGCTCAAGGGCGGCGGGCTGGTCTACCGCCCCGAGCGCGAGGCGCAGATATTGCGCCGGGTGAAGGAAAACAATCCCGGCCCGCTGGCGGGAGAATCGGTCGCCAAGCTGTTCCGCGAAATCATGTCCGCCTGCCTGGCGCTGGAAAAACCGCTCAAGGTGGCCTTTCTCGGGCCCGAGGGCACCTTCACCCAGGCCGCGGCGGTCAAGCATTTCGGCCACGCCGCACAAACGGACGCCTGCGCTTCTATCGACGAGGTGTTCCGCAACGTCGAGGCCTGCACGGCCGATTACGGCGTGGTGCCGGTGGAGAATTCCACCGGCGGCGCGGTGGGCACCACGCTGGACCTGCTGCTGGAATCCCCGCTCAAGGTGTGCGGCGAGGTCGACCTGCGCGTACACCAGTTTCTGCTGCGCAAGCCCGGCGCCACGGCCAAGACGGTCAAGGTCTATTCCCATGCCCAGTCCCTTGCCCAGTGCCATGAGTGGCTCAACCAGCACCTGCCCGGGGCGGAACGCATTCCGGTGGTAAGCAATGCCAAGGCGGCAAAACTGGCGGCCGAGGACGAGAACGCCGCTGCCATTGCCGGTGAGGCCGCAGCCGAGGTTTACGGCCTGGAAAAAGTGGCGGAGAACATTGAGGACGAGCCCAACAACACCACCCGCTTCCTGGTGATCGCCGGGCATGACGCGGCCCCTTCGGGCAAGGACAAGACTTCCCTGGTGCTGTCTTCGAAAAACATGCCCGGCGCCGTCTACGAACTGCTGGCGCCGCTCGCCCATCACGGCGTCAGCATGAGCAAGCTGGAATCCCGGCCTTCGCGCACCGGCCTGTGGGAATACATGTTTTTTGTCGATATCGAGGGCCACCACCAGGACGAAAAAGTCGCCAGGGCGCTGCTGGAATTGCGCGACAAAGCTGCCTTCCTGAAGATTCTCGGCTCCTACCCGGCCGCTGTCCTGTAA
- the serC gene encoding 3-phosphoserine/phosphohydroxythreonine transaminase has product MQRLYNFSAGPAMLPQPVLEQARDELLNWHGSGMSVMEMTHRGKDFSGIIAEAEADLRELLNIPANYRVLFLQGGATMQFAQIPLNLLAGRSADYIVTGAWSKKAFKEAGKVGSARLAATTEASNFTRLPGAEEISLSADAAYLHVCTNETVHGVEMHDIATLGASAPLVADMSSHILSRPVDVSQYGLIYGGAQKNIGPAGLTLVIVREDLLDKAPASIPTMLDYKVQADNGSMLNTPPTYSIYVAGLVFQWLKKQGGLAAIEQANIAKARLIYQTIDESSLYHNPVEVSCRSRMNVPFTLNRQGLDETFIAEAKKQGIVSIKGHKMVGGMRASIYNAMPLEGVQALVSFMQDFERQHG; this is encoded by the coding sequence ATGCAACGACTCTACAATTTCAGCGCCGGTCCCGCCATGTTGCCCCAGCCCGTTCTGGAGCAGGCGCGCGACGAACTCCTGAACTGGCACGGCAGCGGCATGTCGGTGATGGAAATGACCCATCGCGGCAAGGATTTCTCCGGCATCATCGCCGAGGCTGAAGCCGACCTGCGCGAGCTGCTGAACATTCCCGCCAATTATCGCGTTCTGTTCCTGCAGGGCGGCGCGACCATGCAGTTCGCCCAGATCCCGCTGAATCTGCTCGCCGGACGCTCGGCCGACTACATCGTCACCGGCGCCTGGTCGAAAAAGGCTTTCAAGGAAGCCGGCAAGGTCGGCAGCGCGCGTCTTGCCGCCACCACCGAGGCCAGCAACTTCACCCGTCTGCCCGGCGCCGAAGAAATCAGCCTGTCAGCGGATGCGGCCTACCTGCACGTCTGCACCAACGAGACCGTGCATGGCGTGGAAATGCACGACATCGCCACGCTGGGCGCATCTGCCCCGCTGGTCGCCGACATGAGCTCGCACATCCTGTCGCGCCCGGTCGATGTATCCCAATACGGCCTGATCTACGGCGGCGCACAAAAAAATATCGGCCCGGCCGGACTGACCCTGGTGATCGTGCGCGAGGATCTGCTCGACAAGGCACCAGCCAGCATCCCGACCATGCTCGACTATAAGGTGCAGGCCGACAACGGCTCCATGCTCAATACCCCGCCGACCTACTCGATCTACGTGGCGGGACTGGTATTCCAATGGCTGAAGAAACAGGGCGGCCTCGCCGCCATCGAGCAGGCCAACATCGCCAAGGCCAGGCTGATTTACCAGACCATCGACGAGAGCAGCCTCTACCACAATCCGGTTGAGGTCTCCTGCCGCTCGCGCATGAACGTGCCTTTCACCCTGAACAGGCAGGGCCTGGACGAGACATTCATCGCCGAGGCAAAAAAACAGGGCATCGTTTCCATCAAGGGCCACAAGATGGTCGGCGGCATGCGCGCCTCGATCTACAACGCCATGCCGCTGGAAGGCGTGCAGGCACTGGTTTCCTTCATGCAGGATTTCGAGCGCCAACATGGGTGA
- the rpsA gene encoding 30S ribosomal protein S1, with protein MTTAAPASSESFAALFEESLQRQEMRSGELITAEVVSVDNDVVIVNAGLKSESVIDANEFKNDLGEIEVQPGDFVSVCIEAMEDGYGSTKLSREKAKRMAAWNDLDKAMEEGTLVSGVISGSVKGGLTVTVNGIRAFLPGSLVDIRPVKDTTPYQGKQMEFKVIKLDRKRNNVVVSRRAVLEASQGAERQALLENLKEGAVVKGIVKNITDYGAFVDLGGIDGLLHITDLAWRRVKHPSEVLTVGDEVEAKILKFDQEKNRVSLGIKQLGDDPWVNLSRRYPQGTRMFGKVTNLTDYGAFVEIEQGIEGLVHVSEMDWTNKNVHPAKVVSLGDEVEVMILEIDEERRRISLGMKQCKPNPWDEFAAGQKKGNKVQGQIKSITDFGIFIGLPGGIDGLVHLSDLSWNMPGEEAVRNYKKGDEVEAVVLAIDAEKERISLGIKQMDGDPFSNYVSTHDKGDIVNGTVKTIDAKGAVIALDGEVEGYLRASEVSRDRVEDIRSHLKEGDEVETKIISVDRKNRNISLSIKAKDMADETDAMSKMASEQSAASAGTTNLGALLKAKLDNKNSGQ; from the coding sequence ATGACTACTGCTGCTCCTGCCTCCTCCGAAAGTTTTGCCGCCCTGTTTGAAGAAAGCCTGCAACGCCAGGAAATGCGTTCAGGTGAACTGATTACCGCTGAAGTCGTGTCCGTGGACAACGACGTGGTGATCGTCAATGCCGGCCTCAAGTCCGAAAGCGTGATCGACGCCAACGAATTCAAGAACGACCTGGGCGAAATCGAAGTTCAGCCTGGCGATTTCGTCAGCGTTTGCATCGAAGCCATGGAAGACGGCTACGGTTCGACCAAACTGTCGCGCGAAAAAGCCAAGCGCATGGCCGCCTGGAACGACCTCGACAAGGCAATGGAAGAAGGCACACTGGTCAGCGGCGTCATCAGCGGCTCCGTCAAGGGTGGCCTGACCGTCACCGTGAACGGCATCCGCGCCTTCCTGCCCGGCTCGCTGGTGGACATCCGCCCGGTCAAGGACACCACGCCCTACCAGGGCAAGCAGATGGAATTCAAGGTCATCAAGCTCGACCGCAAGCGCAACAACGTGGTGGTATCGCGCCGTGCCGTGCTGGAAGCCAGCCAGGGCGCCGAGCGTCAGGCTCTGCTGGAAAACCTGAAAGAAGGCGCAGTGGTCAAGGGCATCGTCAAGAACATCACCGACTACGGCGCATTCGTGGATCTGGGCGGCATCGACGGCCTGCTGCACATCACCGACCTGGCCTGGCGCCGCGTCAAGCATCCTTCCGAAGTCCTCACCGTGGGTGACGAAGTGGAAGCCAAGATTCTCAAGTTCGACCAGGAAAAGAACCGCGTCTCCCTGGGCATCAAGCAACTGGGCGACGACCCATGGGTCAACCTGTCGCGCCGCTACCCGCAAGGCACCCGCATGTTCGGCAAGGTTACCAACCTCACCGACTACGGTGCATTCGTGGAAATCGAGCAGGGCATCGAAGGCCTGGTACACGTTTCCGAAATGGACTGGACCAACAAGAACGTACACCCCGCCAAGGTTGTGAGCCTGGGTGACGAAGTCGAAGTCATGATTCTGGAAATCGACGAAGAGCGCCGCCGTATCTCCCTGGGCATGAAGCAATGCAAACCGAATCCCTGGGACGAATTTGCCGCTGGCCAGAAGAAGGGCAACAAAGTTCAGGGCCAGATCAAGTCGATCACCGACTTCGGCATCTTCATCGGCCTGCCTGGTGGCATCGATGGCCTGGTACACCTGTCCGACCTGTCCTGGAACATGCCGGGTGAAGAAGCCGTGCGCAACTACAAGAAAGGCGACGAAGTGGAAGCCGTGGTGCTGGCCATCGACGCCGAGAAAGAGCGCATCTCCCTGGGCATCAAGCAGATGGATGGCGACCCCTTCTCCAACTATGTTTCCACCCATGACAAGGGCGACATCGTCAATGGCACGGTCAAGACCATTGACGCCAAAGGCGCGGTCATCGCACTGGACGGCGAAGTGGAAGGCTACCTGCGCGCCTCTGAAGTTTCCCGTGATCGCGTTGAAGATATTCGCAGCCACCTGAAGGAAGGCGACGAAGTCGAGACCAAGATCATCAGCGTGGACCGCAAGAACCGTAACATCAGCCTGTCCATCAAGGCCAAGGACATGGCGGATGAAACCGACGCAATGAGCAAAATGGCCAGCGAGCAAAGTGCGGCCAGCGCCGGTACCACCAACCTGGGTGCCCTGCTGAAAGCCAAGCTGGACAATAAAAACAGCGGTCAGTAA
- the hisC gene encoding histidinol-phosphate transaminase: MELCNLSPSYVRAIAPYQPGKPIAELAREMHLAEEDIVKLASNENPLGASPRALAAMENVLMEIARYPDGNGFLLKSALAEKYAVALNQIVLGNGSNDLLELAARAFLAPGTSAIYSQYAFAVYPLATQAAGARGIETPAREHGHDLKAMLEAIGDDTRVIFIANPNNPTGTLLGSAELEHFLGQVPHTVLVVLDEAYTEYLPEAERSNSIAWLKKYPNLLITRTFSKAYGLAGLRVGFALAHPEVVDLLNRVRQPFNVNCMAQAAAVAAMQDEAFLAECVEINRKGMEQITAGLGRLGLSHIPSAGNFVAVKVGNAAAINHSLLKQGVIVRPIANYGMAEYLRVSIGLEAENARFLQALEHSLAALD; encoded by the coding sequence ATGGAACTCTGTAACCTTTCACCCTCCTACGTGCGCGCCATTGCGCCCTACCAGCCCGGCAAACCGATCGCCGAGCTGGCGCGGGAAATGCACCTGGCGGAAGAAGACATCGTCAAGCTCGCGTCCAACGAGAACCCGCTCGGCGCCAGCCCGCGCGCCCTGGCCGCGATGGAAAACGTGCTGATGGAAATCGCGCGCTACCCGGACGGCAACGGCTTCCTGCTCAAATCGGCGCTGGCGGAAAAATACGCCGTGGCGCTGAACCAGATCGTGCTCGGCAACGGCTCCAACGACCTGCTGGAACTGGCTGCGCGCGCCTTCCTCGCGCCCGGCACTTCCGCCATCTATTCGCAGTACGCCTTTGCCGTCTATCCGCTGGCCACCCAGGCTGCCGGCGCGCGCGGCATCGAAACCCCGGCGCGCGAACATGGCCACGATCTCAAGGCCATGCTGGAAGCGATTGGCGACGATACGCGCGTCATCTTCATCGCCAATCCCAACAACCCCACCGGCACGCTGCTGGGCAGCGCGGAGCTGGAGCACTTCCTCGGCCAGGTTCCCCACACCGTGCTGGTGGTGCTGGACGAGGCCTATACCGAATACCTGCCTGAAGCAGAGCGCAGCAACTCGATAGCCTGGCTGAAAAAATACCCCAACCTGCTCATCACCCGTACTTTTTCCAAGGCCTATGGGCTGGCCGGCCTGCGCGTCGGCTTCGCGCTGGCCCACCCGGAAGTGGTGGACCTGCTCAACCGCGTGCGCCAGCCCTTCAACGTCAACTGCATGGCGCAGGCAGCCGCGGTGGCGGCGATGCAGGACGAAGCGTTTCTGGCGGAATGCGTGGAGATCAACCGCAAGGGCATGGAGCAGATCACCGCCGGCCTCGGTCGCCTGGGCTTGAGCCATATCCCGTCCGCGGGCAATTTCGTGGCAGTCAAGGTAGGCAATGCGGCCGCCATCAACCATAGCCTGCTGAAACAGGGCGTCATCGTGCGCCCCATTGCCAACTACGGCATGGCGGAATACCTGCGCGTCAGCATCGGCCTGGAAGCGGAGAATGCCCGATTCCTGCAGGCACTCGAACATTCACTCGCGGCACTTGATTGA
- a CDS encoding prephenate dehydrogenase/arogenate dehydrogenase family protein, giving the protein MINKLVIIGVGLIGGSLALALRQAGAVGEIVGVGRSRENLETARTLGIIDRIETSLAAAAHEADVIVLAVPVAAMQPTMQELSPHLAPGTIVTDAGSTKRDVIACARQHLPEHLSRFIPGHPIAGAEKSGAAAAFADLFQGRNVVVTPLPENDAEAVSRIARMWQTCGAIVNTMPAQKHDEIFAAVSHLPHLLSFALVEDIAFRANARELFSYAAGGFRDFTRIAGSHPEMWRDICLANRDALIREIDTYQSQLDRLRGMLEQGDGKALEEVFGHARTARAEWLAGKE; this is encoded by the coding sequence ATGATCAACAAACTCGTCATCATCGGTGTCGGCCTGATCGGCGGCTCGCTGGCGCTGGCCTTGCGCCAGGCCGGTGCCGTCGGGGAGATCGTCGGCGTCGGGCGCAGCCGGGAAAACCTCGAAACCGCGCGCACGCTTGGCATCATCGACCGGATTGAAACCAGCCTGGCCGCTGCCGCGCATGAGGCCGACGTGATTGTGCTGGCCGTGCCGGTTGCCGCCATGCAGCCGACCATGCAGGAACTCTCGCCCCATCTGGCGCCCGGCACCATCGTGACCGATGCCGGCAGCACCAAGCGCGATGTCATCGCCTGCGCCCGGCAGCATCTGCCGGAGCATCTGAGCCGTTTCATTCCCGGGCACCCCATCGCCGGCGCAGAAAAGAGCGGCGCCGCCGCGGCCTTTGCCGATCTGTTCCAGGGTCGTAATGTCGTGGTTACGCCTCTGCCTGAAAACGATGCCGAAGCCGTGTCCCGGATTGCCCGCATGTGGCAGACCTGCGGCGCCATCGTCAACACCATGCCTGCGCAAAAGCATGACGAGATTTTCGCCGCAGTCTCCCATCTTCCCCATCTGCTGTCTTTTGCCCTGGTGGAAGACATCGCCTTCCGCGCCAATGCCAGGGAGCTGTTCAGCTATGCGGCGGGCGGATTCCGCGACTTCACCCGGATAGCCGGCAGCCACCCGGAAATGTGGCGCGACATCTGCCTGGCCAACCGGGATGCGCTGATCCGGGAAATCGACACCTACCAGTCCCAGCTCGACCGCCTGCGCGGCATGCTGGAACAGGGTGACGGCAAAGCACTGGAAGAAGTATTCGGCCACGCCCGCACCGCCCGCGCCGAATGGCTGGCCGGCAAGGAGTAG
- the aroF gene encoding 3-deoxy-7-phosphoheptulonate synthase gives MIIVMNNGATEEQIEGVVKKIHESGLEVNISRGTERTVIGAIGNERKLDQELIDALPGVEQSMHIVKPYKIVAREWHKQDSVIDIKGIKLGGNQVQIIAGPCSVETQPQMDAAAQYVHEAGCRLMRGGAFKPRTSPYAFQGHGEEGLTMFRKAAERYNLPMVTELMDARQLETFMKHDVDVIQIGTRSMQNFDLLKEVGKVNKPVILKRGMSATISEWLMAAEYIAAGGNHNIIFCERGIRTFETYYRNVLDVTAIPVLKKETHLPVIVDPSHAGGKAWMVPALSRAAIAAGADGLLVEMHPAPCEAWCDADQALTPQELKDLMGTLGLIANAIGRTI, from the coding sequence ATGATCATCGTCATGAACAATGGCGCCACAGAAGAACAAATCGAGGGCGTCGTCAAAAAAATCCACGAATCGGGCCTCGAAGTCAATATTTCACGCGGCACGGAACGCACCGTGATCGGCGCCATCGGCAACGAGCGCAAGCTGGATCAGGAGCTGATCGACGCCCTGCCCGGCGTGGAACAGTCCATGCACATCGTCAAACCCTACAAGATCGTGGCACGCGAATGGCACAAACAGGATTCGGTTATCGACATCAAGGGAATCAAGCTGGGCGGCAACCAGGTGCAGATCATCGCCGGCCCGTGCTCGGTGGAAACCCAGCCGCAGATGGATGCCGCAGCCCAATACGTCCATGAAGCCGGTTGCCGCCTGATGCGCGGCGGCGCCTTCAAGCCCCGCACCAGCCCCTACGCTTTTCAGGGCCACGGCGAGGAAGGCCTGACCATGTTCCGCAAGGCCGCGGAACGCTACAACCTGCCCATGGTCACCGAGTTGATGGATGCCCGCCAACTGGAAACTTTCATGAAACACGATGTGGACGTGATCCAGATCGGCACCCGCAGCATGCAGAACTTCGATCTGCTCAAGGAAGTCGGCAAGGTCAACAAACCGGTGATTCTCAAGCGCGGCATGTCCGCCACCATTTCCGAGTGGCTCATGGCAGCGGAATACATCGCCGCCGGCGGCAACCACAACATCATCTTCTGCGAACGCGGCATCCGCACCTTTGAAACCTACTACCGCAACGTGCTGGACGTCACCGCGATTCCAGTTTTGAAAAAGGAAACCCATCTGCCAGTCATCGTCGACCCCTCCCATGCCGGCGGCAAGGCGTGGATGGTGCCAGCCCTGTCGCGTGCCGCCATTGCCGCGGGCGCGGACGGCCTGCTGGTGGAAATGCACCCGGCCCCGTGTGAAGCCTGGTGTGACGCCGACCAGGCCCTCACCCCGCAGGAACTGAAAGACCTGATGGGCACGCTGGGCTTGATTGCCAACGCGATCGGGCGGACCATCTAA